One Acanthochromis polyacanthus isolate Apoly-LR-REF ecotype Palm Island chromosome 6, KAUST_Apoly_ChrSc, whole genome shotgun sequence DNA segment encodes these proteins:
- the tnfrsf9a gene encoding tumor necrosis factor receptor superfamily member 9a, giving the protein MALILWVMSLSLLLHGCLCSIGQIEVGCRRWTPDGKEDVCCNECHPGNRIYTKCGKDPKELCTPCAPGKFILEFKDRCKPCTKCVGVQVHLKDCTAASDTVCGCKEGFTCGNSECSFCVETCGKGQEPTPDRSCRPCPDGFFNDKTHSKCKPWSTKCPRRDQRMEKGDAFTDIKCVNASVPSHTKKPDDTEQLWPVVLSVLTSAVLMAFIIIIIITVTMKILKRGKKPAKPVTKTPIIRTPTDDPRTLIAIECSFHEAQQEQGSSTESLNSKESSQQLIA; this is encoded by the exons ATGGCACTGATCCTGTGGGTGATGagtctctctctgcttctccacGGCTGCCTATGCAGCATTGGGCAGATTGAGGTTGGCTGCCGCCGGTGGACACCAGATGGAAAAGAGGACGTCTGCTGCAATGAATGTCATCCAG GGAACCGCATCTACACCAAATGTGGTAAAGACCCAAAGGAACTTTGTACACCTTGTGCACCCGGGAAATTCATATTGGAATTCAAAGACAGGTGTAAGCCGTGCACAAAGTGTGTAG GAGTTCAAGTCCATTTAAAAGACTGCACAGCCGCAAGTGATACAGTATGTGGCTGTAAAGAAGGATTCACCTGTGGGAACTCCGAATGTTCCTTCTGTGTGGAGACGTGTGGCAAAGGCCAAGAACCTACACCTGATC GTTCTTGTAGACCATGTCCAGATGGATTCTTCAATGACAAAACTCACTCCAAGTGTAAACCCTGGAGTACCAA GTGTCCCAGACGAGATCAGAGGATGGAAAAGGGAGATGCATTTACTGACATTAAGTGTGTTAATGCTTCAGTTCCCTCACACACAAAGAAACCTG ATGACACAGAACAGCTGTGGCCAGTGGTGCTATCTGTGTTGACCAGCGCAGTTTTGATGGcctttatcatcatcatcatcatcactgtgACAATGAAAATCCTCAAGAGAGGAAAGAAGCCAGCCAAACCAGTCACAAAAACACCCATAATCAGAACCCCTACAG ATGATCCCAGGACATTAATTGCAATAGAGTGCAGTTTCCATGAGGCTCAGCAAGAACAGGGCAGCAGCACTGAGTCCCTCAACTCCAAGGAGTCCTCGCAGCAGCTCATTGCATGA
- the ccdc187 gene encoding coiled-coil domain-containing protein 187 isoform X2 translates to MAELEIDQSNLPRVQEVCQCFAVLEDGVLAHNLQEQEIEQYYTTNIQKNQLVQNDIRVAKKLQDEEEEQRAQQSACLRQASRQLEEQDFEYARVIQEELQRCAEETQRREQDDEEIAKRMQEEEEQRVRRRSRGQEDHHEGASLQPEPSETSLDLGDLQQVLQDEELARKLQEEEEKLLRRNAQPSPCFYPEGDFRVAQVAQDEEIAHFMQKQEIKSKRRSRELEGPASWREHRAMISHHDRRAARERQVQRERLDSEGLPSPTEDCSPENQPPSPVSTLPQAQQIRNIAEELDPTFQARRQSTDSLRVGQTGPASQSLPASHSCAHDFLEEPSFIPPTKRHTDKSGRSKPKEKRENCKQQ, encoded by the exons ATGGCAGAGCTGGAGATTGACCAGTCCAACCTTCCACGCGTCCAAGAAG TGTGCCAGTGTTTTGCTGTGCTGGAGGATGGAGTGTTGGCACACAACCTACAGGAGCAGGAGA TCGAGCAATACTATACCACCAACATCCAGAAGAATCAGCTAGTACAGAATGACATCCGTGTAGCGAAGAAGCtgcaggatgaggaggaggagcagcgggCCCAGCAGAGCGCCTGCCTCAGACAGGCCTCCAGACAGCT AGAGGAGCAGGACTTTGAGTATGCCCGAGTGATTCAAGAAGAACTCCAGCGATGCGCTGAGGAGACCCAGAGGAGGGAGCAGGATGATGAG GAAATAGCCAAGCGGAtgcaggaagaagaggagcagagggtcaggaggaggagcagggggCAGGAAGACCATCATGAAG GAGCGTCGCTGCAACCAGAGCCGAGCGAGACAAGCCTGGATCTGGGGGATCTGCAGCAGGTCTTACAAGATGAAGAGCTGGCCCGCAAgctgcaggaggaagaggagaagctgTTGAGGAGG AACGCCCAGCCATCTCCATGTTTTTATCCAGAAGGAGACTTCAGAGTAGCACAAGTGGCGCAGGATGAG GAAATTGCACATTTTATGCAGAAGCAGGAAATTAAGTCCAAGCGTAGGTCTCGTGAGCTGGAAGGGCCGGCATCGTGGCGCGAGCACAGAGCGATGATCAGCCATCATGACAGACGAGCTGCGAGAGAAAGACAG GTCCAAAGAGAGAGACTTGACTCAGAGGGTCTTCCTTCCCCCACAGAGGACTGCTCTCCAGAGAACCAGCCTCCCAGCCCCGTCTCCACTCTACC ACAAGCCCAACAGATCAGAAACATTGCAGAGGAGTTAGACCCAACCTTCCAGGCCAGGAGACAAAGCACAGACAGCCTCCGAGTGGGACAAACAG GTCCAGCTTCTCAGTCACTTCCCGCATCGCATTCTTGCGCTCATGATTTCCTCGAAGAGCCCTCTTTCATCCCACCAACAAAACGGCACACGGACAAATCAGGACGGAGTAAACCCAAAGAGAAAAGGGAGAATTGCAAGCAGCAGTAA
- the ccdc187 gene encoding coiled-coil domain-containing protein 187 isoform X1 — MAELEIDQSNLPRVQEVCQCFAVLEDGVLAHNLQEQEIEQYYTTNIQKNQLVQNDIRVAKKLQDEEEEQRAQQSACLRQASRQLEEQDFEYARVIQEELQRCAEETQRREQDDEEIAKRMQEEEEQRVRRRSRGQEDHHEGSTSNPALLSSHQHALSSLHQGEEQYSSTTTRWQCSTSHNHSDLSGPQTDSLRGVAAQKTTTSWSNQGQADFIRQIRSELREPLSENSEDSDSDFSEELSARFQRMNERLNTAPTRQRASLHQPQDRNYRSLCSHSSFPNEFRGWKEGREERNEDDCDYWDEPRRRPRNQDQESNHREEYEGWHRSRDQDTDSRSFEVRDRRCSRSESVRLHDRSRHSNRDLARTWSCKDNPDKHVRFREGTRTSYRQQNESSQVWEMLGRVLKERGVPVRFGGGGVPLQIRPQSRDSQVLHGSEVSYSDSQPHQRAFQRAATTRHSFHGDIRERRRSSCRENSGRDHREDQDRHHDNGEVYEISSRDPFLANRERRGSGRWTEPRYTNRDERGERNANDYRIRRTTSDHRHWHKTAEERFRSEEEQEVERREERPHRRALQHSQSFSSRGSTRDRSMHMAAGASLQPEPSETSLDLGDLQQVLQDEELARKLQEEEEKLLRRNAQPSPCFYPEGDFRVAQVAQDEEIAHFMQKQEIKSKRRSRELEGPASWREHRAMISHHDRRAARERQVQRERLDSEGLPSPTEDCSPENQPPSPVSTLPQAQQIRNIAEELDPTFQARRQSTDSLRVGQTGPASQSLPASHSCAHDFLEEPSFIPPTKRHTDKSGRSKPKEKRENCKQQ, encoded by the exons ATGGCAGAGCTGGAGATTGACCAGTCCAACCTTCCACGCGTCCAAGAAG TGTGCCAGTGTTTTGCTGTGCTGGAGGATGGAGTGTTGGCACACAACCTACAGGAGCAGGAGA TCGAGCAATACTATACCACCAACATCCAGAAGAATCAGCTAGTACAGAATGACATCCGTGTAGCGAAGAAGCtgcaggatgaggaggaggagcagcgggCCCAGCAGAGCGCCTGCCTCAGACAGGCCTCCAGACAGCT AGAGGAGCAGGACTTTGAGTATGCCCGAGTGATTCAAGAAGAACTCCAGCGATGCGCTGAGGAGACCCAGAGGAGGGAGCAGGATGATGAG GAAATAGCCAAGCGGAtgcaggaagaagaggagcagagggtcaggaggaggagcagggggCAGGAAGACCATCATGAAG GCAGCACCAGCAACCCTGCACTGCTATCCTCACACCAGCATGCACTCAGCAGCCTTCACCAAGGGGAGGAGCAGTACTCATCTAccaccaccaggtggcagtGTTCCACCTCTCATAACCACTCCGACTTATCTGGGCCTCAGACTGACTCCCTCAGGGGGGTAGCAGCCCAGAAAACCACTACTTCATGGTCAAATCAAGGACAAGCAGATTTCATTAGGCAAATCAGGAGTGAATTGAGGGAGCCTTTGAGTGAAAATTCAGAGGACTCAGACTCAGATTTCTCTGAGGAGCTCTCTGCCCGTTTCCAGAGAATGAATGAAAGACTCAATACAGCTCCTACTCGACAGCGGGCATCTTTACATCAGCCACAAGACAGAAATTACAGAAGTCTTTGCTCTCACAGCAGCTTCCCAAATGAGTTCAGAGGCTGGAAGGAggggagagaagagaggaaTGAGGACGATTGTGATTATTGGGATGAACCAAGGAGGAGGCCAAGGAATCAGGATCAGGAGAGTAACCACAGAGAGGAGTATGAGGGTTGGCACAGGAGTAGAGATCAGGATACAGACTCTAGGTCATTTGAGGTTAGAGATAGGCGATGTAGTCGAAGTGAATCTGTCAGGTTGCATGACAGGAGCAGACACAGCAACAGAGACTTAGCAAGGACCTGGAGCTGCAAGGACAACCCTGACAAACATGTCCGTTTTCGTGAAGGCACCAGGACCTCTTACAGGCAGCAGAACGAAAGCAGCCAAGTGTGGGAGATGCTGGGCCGTGTCCTCAAAGAGAGGGGTGTGCCGGTGAGATTTGGTGGCGGTGGGGTGCCACTGCAAATAAGGCCTCAAAGCAGAGACAGCCAGGTGCTTCACGGGAGTGAGGTCTCCTACAGTGACTCCCAACCACATCAGAGAGCCTTCCAGAGAGCTGCCACCACCAGGCACAGTTTCCATGGAGATAtcagggagaggaggagatcgTCATGCCGAGAGAACAGTGGGAGAGATCACAGGGAAGACCAAGACAGGCACCATGATAATGGAGAGGTTTATGAGATTAGCAGTAGAGACCCATTTCTTGCTAACAGAGAGCGTCGAGGTAGCGGAAGGTGGACAGAGCCCAGATACACAAATCGTGacgagagaggagagaggaatgCAAATGACTACAGAATCAGAAGGACAACAAGTGATCACAGGCATTGGCACAAGACGGCAGAAGAAAGGTTTCGCtcagaggaggagcaggaggtggagaggagagaagagcgACCCCATCGAAGAGCCCTGCAGCATAGCCAAAGCTTCAGCAGCAGGGGTTCAACCAGGGATAGGTCAATGCACATGGCAGCAG GAGCGTCGCTGCAACCAGAGCCGAGCGAGACAAGCCTGGATCTGGGGGATCTGCAGCAGGTCTTACAAGATGAAGAGCTGGCCCGCAAgctgcaggaggaagaggagaagctgTTGAGGAGG AACGCCCAGCCATCTCCATGTTTTTATCCAGAAGGAGACTTCAGAGTAGCACAAGTGGCGCAGGATGAG GAAATTGCACATTTTATGCAGAAGCAGGAAATTAAGTCCAAGCGTAGGTCTCGTGAGCTGGAAGGGCCGGCATCGTGGCGCGAGCACAGAGCGATGATCAGCCATCATGACAGACGAGCTGCGAGAGAAAGACAG GTCCAAAGAGAGAGACTTGACTCAGAGGGTCTTCCTTCCCCCACAGAGGACTGCTCTCCAGAGAACCAGCCTCCCAGCCCCGTCTCCACTCTACC ACAAGCCCAACAGATCAGAAACATTGCAGAGGAGTTAGACCCAACCTTCCAGGCCAGGAGACAAAGCACAGACAGCCTCCGAGTGGGACAAACAG GTCCAGCTTCTCAGTCACTTCCCGCATCGCATTCTTGCGCTCATGATTTCCTCGAAGAGCCCTCTTTCATCCCACCAACAAAACGGCACACGGACAAATCAGGACGGAGTAAACCCAAAGAGAAAAGGGAGAATTGCAAGCAGCAGTAA
- the LOC110956929 gene encoding prepro-urotensin II-beta-like translates to MAVVASKSVCVSVVWHAGGGIGYTLKYITQLGPAENVEVFFSPEDLCANQSHSQQQHPTVMKCNHLVSWAFVLVASGPLMAHPITESAEIPYPGPVSVEDRGIGSLDDLSLAEQTFLPQDGAGLRYSTLISGEINRDGVRTAGLLPRGTKREVLLEKQSLLNPFSHVLGIRKQFRKRAGNTECFWKYCV, encoded by the exons ATGGCGGTTGTGGCAagcaaaagtgtgtgtgtgtctgtggtgtggcATGCGGGAGGGGGGATAGGCTACACCTTGAAGTATATAACCCAGTTGGGACCAGCAGAGAATGTAGAAGTCTTCTTTTCACCTGAGGACCTCTGTGCAAATCAGAGCCACTCCCAACAACAGCATCCTACAGTGATGAAGTGCAACCATCTCGTCTCCTGGGCCTTCGTGCTCGTGGCCTCTGGCCCCCTGATGGCCCACCCAATTACAGAATCTGCTGAGATACCCTATCCAGGACCTG TATCAGTGGAGGACCGAGGGATCGGCTCACTGGATGATCTGTCTCTCGCCGAGCAAACCTTCCTTCCACAGGATGGTGCTGGCCTCAGATATTCCACTCTGATATCTGGGGAGATTAACAGAGATG GTGTTAGAACAGCAGGCCTGCTTCCGAGGGGGACGAAGAGAGAG GTTCTACTGGAGAAACAAAGTCTCCTAAATCCTTTCAGCCACGTGCTGGGCATCCGGAAACAGTTCAGGAAGAGAGCAGGGAATACAGAGTGTTTCTGGAAGTACTGTGTCTAA